The Oceanispirochaeta sp. M1 genome includes a region encoding these proteins:
- a CDS encoding aldo/keto reductase encodes MLYRPFGKTGEELSILGFGAMRLPVIDGDVNRIDEEKAIPMIRAAIDQGVNYLDTAWSYHGENSEALCAKVMKDGYREKVNIATKLPSWLIKTRADMDHYLNKQLERLEEERIDFYLLHTISEAYWDIYKKEDYKDFLDNAKKDGKIKHVGFSFHDNIELFKEIVDDYDWDFCQIQLNYLDENYQAGLEGMRYAAAKGMGIIIMEPLRGGMLAKTEMPDELQSIWDQSETKRTAAEWALRYLWNHNEVGLILSGMTTMEQMDENVRTASDASAGSLSKKEEGIVAQAKDYFHSKIRVDCTNCRYCMPCPQGVYIPEIFWAYNHEALFDDFDKAKFWTTGFLSTDQRASNCNECGRCETLCPQGIPIRKHLKDVVERYEKV; translated from the coding sequence ATGTTATACCGCCCGTTTGGAAAAACCGGAGAAGAACTCAGTATTTTAGGATTCGGTGCCATGCGCCTTCCCGTAATCGATGGTGATGTTAATAGAATAGATGAAGAAAAAGCTATTCCCATGATCAGAGCTGCCATAGATCAGGGAGTAAACTACCTTGATACTGCATGGTCCTATCATGGAGAGAACAGTGAAGCCCTCTGTGCAAAAGTCATGAAAGACGGCTACCGGGAGAAAGTGAATATTGCCACTAAACTCCCCAGCTGGCTTATCAAGACCAGAGCTGATATGGATCATTATCTGAATAAGCAGCTGGAACGTCTTGAAGAGGAGAGAATTGACTTCTACCTTCTCCACACCATCAGTGAAGCATACTGGGATATTTATAAAAAAGAAGATTATAAAGACTTTCTGGACAATGCTAAAAAAGATGGAAAGATCAAACACGTCGGATTCTCTTTTCATGACAATATCGAACTGTTTAAAGAGATCGTTGATGACTATGACTGGGACTTCTGTCAGATTCAGCTGAATTATCTTGATGAAAACTATCAGGCAGGTCTGGAAGGGATGCGCTACGCTGCTGCCAAGGGTATGGGAATTATTATCATGGAGCCCCTGCGCGGCGGTATGCTGGCCAAGACTGAAATGCCCGATGAACTTCAGTCTATCTGGGACCAGTCAGAAACAAAAAGAACAGCAGCTGAATGGGCACTCAGATATCTCTGGAATCATAATGAAGTGGGATTGATCCTCAGCGGTATGACTACCATGGAACAGATGGATGAAAATGTCCGCACCGCCTCTGATGCATCTGCCGGTTCATTAAGTAAGAAAGAGGAAGGAATAGTTGCCCAGGCCAAAGACTATTTCCATAGTAAGATCAGGGTAGACTGTACAAACTGCCGTTACTGTATGCCCTGTCCCCAGGGAGTATATATCCCCGAAATCTTCTGGGCCTATAACCATGAAGCTCTTTTTGATGATTTTGACAAGGCTAAATTCTGGACAACCGGTTTTCTAAGTACAGATCAGAGAGCATCTAACTGCAACGAATGCGGCCGCTGTGAAACTCTCTGTCCCCAGGGAATTCCCATCAGAAAGCATTTGAAAGATGTTGTAGAACGATATGAAAAAGTATAG